In Malus sylvestris chromosome 16, drMalSylv7.2, whole genome shotgun sequence, the following are encoded in one genomic region:
- the LOC126606352 gene encoding protein NRT1/ PTR FAMILY 8.3-like, with the protein MGSLQEEERSLLEDGLIQKEGDGLYTGDGSVDIKGNPVLKRNTGNWRACPFILGTECCERLAYYGIATNLVTYLTHKLHEGNVSAARNVTTWSGTCYLTPLIGAVVADAYWGRYWTIAVFSTIYFIGMGTLTLSASIPALKPPECVDSVCPSASPAQYGVFFFGLYLIALGTGGIKPCVSSFGADQFDDTDKIERVKKGSFFNWFYFSINIGALISSSLIVWVQDNAGWGLGFGIPTLFMGIAIFSFFSGTPLYRFQKPGGSPVTRMCQVLVASFRKWNLDVPKDSSLLYETQDKVSAIRGSRKLEHSDELTCLDKAAVISETETKTGDFSNPWRVCTVTQVEELKILIRMFPIWATGIVFSAVYAQMSTMFVEQGTMMDTSIGAFTIPPASLSTFDVISVIFWVPVYDRFIVPIARRFTGKERGFSELQRMGIGLFLSVLCMSAAAVVEINRLNLAKELDLVDKEVAVPMSILWQIPQYFLLGAAEIFTFIGQLEFFYDQSPDAMRSLCSALSLLTNSLGNYLSSLILTLVTYLTTKDGNSGWITDNLNGGHLDYFFWLLAGLSLLNMLVYVVCAKRYKKKKAS; encoded by the exons atgggttcTCTTCAGGAGGAGGAGCGATCGCTTTTGGAAGATGGACTTATTCag AAGGAAGGTGACGGGCTGTACACTGGAGACGGCTCGGTTGACATTAAGGGGAATCCTGTTCTGAAACGAAATACTGGGAATTGGAGAGCTTGCCCCTTCATTTTAG GTACCGAATGTTGCGAACGTTTGGCCTACTATGGGATTGCCACTAACCTGGTTACTTATCTCACACACAAATTGCACGAAGGAAACGTGTCTGCGGCAAGGAATGTTACTACTTGGTCAGGCACTTGCTATCTTACACCTCTGATCGGGGCTGTTGTAGCAGATGCTTATTGGGGGAGATATTGGACGATTGCTGTTTTCTCCACCATTTACTTCATT GGGATGGGTACTTTGACTCTCTCTGCATCAATTCCTGCGTTGAAGCCTCCAGAATGTGTGGATTCGGTATGTCCTTCCGCTTCTCCGGCCCAGTATGGAGTGTTCTTCTTTGGACTCTATCTGATTGCTCTGGGAACTGGTGGCATCAAGCCATGTGTTTCATCCTTTGGGGCAGACCAGTTTGATGATACAGATAAAATTGAAAGAGTAAAGAAGGGATCCTTCTTCAACTGGTTTTACTTTTCTATCAACATCGGTGCTCTAATATCGAGTTCTCTAATAGTCTGGGTTCAAGACAATGCTGGGTGGGGTTTAGGATTTGGTATACCTACATTGTTTATGGGCATTGCTATTTTTAGTTTCTTTTCAGGCACACCCCTATATAGATTTCAGAAACCAGGGGGAAGCCCTGTTACAAGAATGTGCCAGGTTTTGGTTGCATCATTTCGTAAGTGGAATTTGGACGTCCCTAAAGACAGTAGTCTCCTTTATGAAACACAAGATAAAGTCTCTGCCATTAGAGGAAGTCGTAAGCTGGAGCACAGTGATGAACTGAC ATGTCTTGACAAAGCTGCTGTGATATCAGAAACTGAGACCAAAACTGGGGACTTCTCCAATCCATGGAGGGTTTGTACTGTAACACAGGTGGAGgagttgaaaattttaatccGCATGTTTCCAATCTGGGCTACTGGAATTGTCTTTTCTGCTGTTTATGCTCAAATGTCGACTATGTTTGTGGAGCAAGGGACGATGATGGACACATCTATTGGTGCTTTCACCATTCCCCCAGCCTCCCTCTCAACATTTGACGTCATCAGTGTTATTTTCTGGGTCCCCGTGTATGACAGGTTTATTGTCCCAATTGCTAGGCGATTTACTGGTAAAGAAAGGGGCTTCTCAGAGCTGCAACGGATGGGTATTGGTCTCTTTCTTTCAGTGCTATGCATGTCGGCTGCTGCTGTGGTAGAGATTAACCGGTTGAATCTTGCAAAGGAGCTTgatttggttgacaaagaggtaGCTGTACCGATGAGTATCCTTTGGCAAATACCTCAGTATTTCTTGTTGGGTGCTGCGGAGATATTCACATTCATTGGGCAGCTTGAGTTCTTCTACGACCAATCTCCAGATGCTATGCGGAGTCTATGCAGTGCATTGTCGCTTCTGACGAATTCATTGGGGAACTATCTGAGCTCTTTGATTCTAACACTCGTAACTTACTTAACAACAAAGGATGGAAATTCTGGGTGGATAACAGACAACTTAAACGGAGGTCATCTGGATTATTTCTTCTGGCTCTTGGCTGGACTCAGCCTCTTGAATATGTTGGTGTACGTTGTCTGTGCCAAGAGGTACAAAAAGAAGAAGGCTTCTTAA
- the LOC126606353 gene encoding protein NRT1/ PTR FAMILY 8.3-like, with the protein MASETEETALLEDVLQNEGGGLYTGDGSVDSKGNPALKNNTGQWKACSFILGTFFCERLAFYGISTNLVNYFIDKLHEETVVASTSITNWKGTCYITPLIGATLADTYWGRYWTIAGFTTVYLIGMCTLTLSASVPALKPAECVGSVCPAATTAQYAVLIAGLYLIALGTGGIKPCIWPFGADQFDDTDPKERVKKGSYFNWFYFSQNIGAVIASSLLVWIQENVGWGIGFGIPTALMGVCIASLLIGTPLYRFQKPGGSPLTRIFQVLVAAFRKRNVKVLGDSVLYETQDKSSAIEGSRKLDHSNELRCLDKAALITNTEIAYGNFSDPWRLCTVTQVEELKILVRMFPIWATGIVFSAVFAQMSTLFVVQGKLMDRTVGSVTIPAASLSFFDFVSVIIWVPIYDRIITPIAKRYTHKERGFSQLQRMGIGLFVSILCMAAAALLEIKRLQLARELGLIHQKVAVPLSILWQIPQYFLLGAAEVFTFIGQHEFYYEQAPDAMRSLCSALSLLTNSLGNYLSSLILTIVTSITTEGGKAGWIPDNLNEGHLDYFYWLLAGLSFLNLVVYMVFSRKYIEKKASAAA; encoded by the exons aTGGCTTCTGAGACTGAAGAGACAGCACTCTTAGAAGATGTTTTGCAG AATGAAGGCGGTGGCCTCTACACCGGAGATGGTTCAGTTGATTCCAAGGGGAACCCTGCTCTCAAAAATAATACCGGACAGTGGAAAGCGTGCTCCTTCATTCTCG GTACGTTCTTTTGTGAACGGTTGGCCTTCTACGGGATTTCGACCAATCTTGTCAACTATTTCATCGACAAACTGCACGAAGAAACTGTCGTTGCTTCAACGAGTATCACTAATTGGAAAGGAACTTGCTACATTACACCCCTCATCGGGGCAACCTTAGCCGATACCTATTGGGGAAGATATTGGACAATTGCCGGTTTCACTACAGTCTACTTAATT GGAATGTGTACTCTGACTCTCTCAGCATCAGTTCCAGCACTTAAACCTGCTGAATGTGTTGGTTCCGTATGCCCTGCAGCTACTACTGCACAGTATGCAGTGCTGATTGCTGGACTATATCTGATTGCGTTAGGGACAGGTGGGATCAAACCTTGTATATGGCCATTTGGGGCAGACCAGTTTGATGATACCGATCCCAAGGAAAGAGTGAAGAAGGGGTCGTATTTCAACTGGTTTTACTTTTCTCAAAACATTGGTGCTGTTATAGCAAGCAGTTTACTGGTGTGGATTCAGGAAAATGTTGGGTGGGGTATTGGATTTGGAATTCCTACAGCGCTTATGGGCGTTTGTATTGCAAGTTTATTGATTGGCACACCTCTATACCGATTTCAGAAACCAGGCGGAAGCCCTCTAACAAGAATATTCCAGGTTTTGGTTGCAGCATTCCGTAAAAGGAATGTGAAGGTGCTCGGGGACAGTGTTCTCTATGAAACACAAGATAAAAGTTCTGCCATTGAAGGGAGCCGTAAACTGGATCACAGCAATGAACTGAG GTGCCTTGATAAAGCTGCTTTGATCACAAACACCGAGATTGCATATGGCAACTTCTCCGATCCGTGGAGGCTCTGTACCGTTACACAGGTAGAGGAACTGAAGATTTTGGTCCGCATGTTTCCTATCTGGGCCACAGGAATTGTGTTTTCTGCTGTGTTTGCCCAAATGTCAACACTATTTGTGGTACAGGGGAAGCTAATGGATAGAACTGTGGGTTCTGTCACCATTCCTGCGgcctctctctcattttttgaTTTCGTAAGTGTCATCATCTGGGTCCCCATCTACGATAGGATAATCACCCCAATCGCTAAAAGGTATACACACAAGGAGAGGGGCTTTTCGCAGCTGCAACGGATGGGAATTGGGCTGTTCGTGTCCATTCTATGCATGGCAGCTGCTGCATTGTTAGAGATTAAGCGATTGCAGCTTGCCAGGGAGCTCGGTTTGATCCACCAAAAGGTTGCTGTTCCACTGAGTATACTTTGGCAAATTCCCCAGTACTTTTTGTTAGGCGCCGCAGAGGTCTTCACGTTCATTGGACAACACGAGTTCTACTACGAGCAAGCACCAGACGCGATGAGGAGTTTGTGCAGCGCCTTGTCGCTGCTGACGAATTCATTGGGAAATTACCTCAGCTCGTTGATTCTGACGATCGTAACATCCATCACAACCGAGGGCGGGAAGGCTGGATGGATTCCGGATAACTTGAACGAGGGCCATCTCGATTACTTCTACTGGCTTCTAGCCGGACTCAGCTTCTTAAATTTGGTGGTGTACATGGTGTTTTCCCGAAAGTACATAGAGAAGAAGGCT